A window from Mangifera indica cultivar Alphonso chromosome 2, CATAS_Mindica_2.1, whole genome shotgun sequence encodes these proteins:
- the LOC123198120 gene encoding cytochrome P450 89A2-like, which produces METWYIIVLSFAITALLRAFINLLFFNRNSTKKLPPGPLILPIIGSLTWLRKSFSEIEPILRNLHTKLGPIISLRIGSRPSIFVSDRSIAHMALVQKGAVFASRPRSLPTFQIINSNQHTISSSFYGPTWRLLRRNLTAEILHPSRVKTYQHARNWVWKILVELLSSDSKKGEPVRVVDHFQYAMFCLLVLMCFGDKLDESQIKRIEDVQRRILLGFGQFNVLNFWPRFTKIVFRKKWEELFQLRKDQEEVLIPLIRARKKVKEESLNKAKEDEYVLAYVDTLLDLELPDEKRKLIESEIVSLASEFLNAGTDTTSTALQWIMANLVKYPRIQDKIFMEIKGIVEDGEEEVKEEELQKMTYLKAVILEGLRRHPPGHFVLPHAVTEDVELNGYVIPKNGTINFMVADMGWDPKVWEDPMAFKPERFEGEEAYNIDITGSREIKVMPFGVGRRICPGLGLAMLHLEYFVANLAWKFEWKSVEGDEIDLSEKQEFTMVMKNPLKAHVSPRIK; this is translated from the coding sequence ATGGAAACCTGGTACATTATCGTTCTCTCTTTCGCCATAACTGCCTTACTCAGAGCATTCATCAATCTTCTCTTTTTCAATAGAAATTCCACGAAAAAACTCCCTCCTGGTCCTCTGATTTTACCTATTATTGGTTCCTTAACATGGCTTCGCAAATCATTTTCAGAAATCGAGCCTATTCTAAGAAATCTCCATACCAAATTAGGCCCAATCATATCTCTCCGTATCGGCAGTCGACCTTCCATCTTTGTTTCCGATCGCTCAATTGCCCACATGGCTTTAGTTCAGAAGGGTGCAGTATTTGCTAGCCGTCCAAGATCTCTTCCCACTTTCCAAATAATTAACAGCAATCAACATACTATTTCTTCCTCCTTTTACGGACCTACATGGCGCCTCCTCCGCCGTAATCTCACGGCAGAAATTCTCCACCCTTCACGTGTGAAAACCTACCAGCATGCTCGCAACTGGGTCTGGAAAATTCTTGTTGAGCTTCTCAGCTCAGATTCCAAAAAGGGTGAGCCAGTTCGTGTGGTGGACCATTTTCAATACGCCATGTTTTGCTTATTAGTACTGATGTGTTTCGGAGACAAGCTTGATGAATCTCAAATCAAACGAATTGAGGACGTTCAGCGCCGAATTTTGCTGGGATTTGGCCAATTCAATGTACTCAATTTCTGGCCAAGATTTACCAAGATTGTGTTTCGAAAGAAATGGGAGGAGCTGTTTCAGCTCCGGAAAGATCAAGAAGAAGTATTGATTCCTTTGATTAGAGCGAGAAAAAAGGTGAAGGAAGAGAGTTTAAATAAAGCTAAAGAGGATGAATATGTTTTAGCTTATGTTGATACTCTGTTGGATTTGGAGCTCCCGGACGAGAAGAGGAAGCTTATTGAATCAGAAATTGTTTCTTTGGCCTCGGAATTTCTAAACGCAGGCACAGACACTACATCCACAGCACTGCAGTGGATAATGGCAAATTTAGTTAAGTACCCACGTATTCAAGATAAGATATTCATGGAGATTAAAGGAATTGTTGAAGATGGAGAGGAAGAGGTGAAAGAAGAAGAGTTGCAGAAGATGACATACTTAAAGGCAGTGATATTAGAGGGATTAAGAAGACATCCACCTGGGCATTTTGTGTTGCCACACGCTGTGACAGAAGATGTAGAGCTGAATGGATATGTGATACCAAAGAATGGGACAATCAATTTTATGGTTGCTGACATGGGTTGGGATCCGAAAGTGTGGGAAGATCCAATGGCGTTCAAGCCAGAGAGATTTGAGGGTGAAGAAGcttataatattgatataacaGGAAGTAGAGAGATTAAGGTGATGCCATTTGGGGTAGGGAGAAGAATTTGTCCGGGGCTTGGATTGGCAATGCTTCATTTGGAGTATTTTGTTGCAAATTTGGCTTGGAAATTTGAGTGGAAGAGTGTGGAAGGAGATGAGATTGATTTATCAGAGAAACAGGAATTCACCATGGTTATGAAGAATCCATTGAAGGCCCATGTTTCTCCAAGGATTAAATAA